TATAAGACCTCATCACCACTTTAagttagggtgaccatatttttattTGGGAAAATCAGGACACTTTGTGCCTGTACAATTAATGGCCCGATgcaggtaatttaaaaaccaggacattccctcacttaaaaaaaaaacccgggacgccggacgtgaaatacggacatgtcccggcaaatacggacgtttggtcaccctatttaagtgccatatttttttttatgtgccaTAAGTCAGCAACAGATCTTTAACTTACAAAATTATTGTAATTTGCAATTAAATCTTAAAAAAACAACTATATAACCGAACAGATACAGTATGATGAAACAAAGGTCAAAAAGAGAAattgaaccagggctagatatACTAAAATATAACATTGGTCACGACAAGAAACAACTCTTAGCTATTCATCATCTAGGACACTAGTTAAACTGTTAAACTggtgaataataaataacaataaacacgATATTCATGACATGTTCCTCAATGCGTTTGTTTTGCATTCTAATGACTCTTCAGTTCAACTCCGAGCTTTTCTTTATGGGTCACTCCTGGCATACGGTGCCATTTGGACCTCAAACATTTTTGAATATGAAACATGAATATGTTGAACATTTGAATatgtttttattagtttttcatgttttattaTGAAAGGGACATATTAAACTTTTAAAAACTAATTTTGGTCAAGCTCAGGCATATAATCTgtagtatttatttaaatatttttatgaaATCTCTGACCCAGAGATGTCCATACTGTTACATACATATGCATAACTGTTTGAAAGACTTGTGGTTTAAAATAATGTGAAAAACAGACAGTAACTGATGTCAGGTCCTGTACTCCCCGGTCGCGCCGCCAGAGGTCTGACCCCCCGGAGTTTTAGTACAGCTCAGCTGTTTGTTATTAAGCATGATTGACAGGCATATTTATCACCAACCagcatggggcagtcatggcctggtggtagggaactggtcttgtgaccggagggttgtgggttcgattcccagacctgaggccatgactgaggtgcccttgagcaaggcacctaaccccaactgctccccgggcgccaggctagggctgcccaccgctctgggcacgtgtgatccacagccccctagtaatcactagtgtgtgtgtgtgtgtgtgtgtgtgtgtgtgtgtgttctaactgaacagatgggtaaaaagcggaggacaaatttcgattgcggtgaaaaatcacaattgacaaaatatggcacattttcattcacatttacattcactCTTGCtcattgcgaagtattgccattcCTTACAAGTTTGCATACCGAGCATTTACTCTGATTCAGTTTCTCTGTGTATGATCTCTTTGCCTGGTTCTCTCGACGTTGCCTTTGCCTTGCCCTCTATTTGCTTCTgttcggttttttttttttggatttttgACCTCTGCTTGTACGACCACATTCTCTGGATTTGTCCTATTAAATActatatttaacctgcacatgGATCCTAACCTGCCTCATGAGTCTGCAATGTTACAGCTGAGAGCTAACATGTCCCTTTTCAACATTGAAGTGGTTGTTtcatttattctttattaaaaaaacatattttctgAATTCTCACCAGCACGTGATTTcactttttttgttttagttaAAAACGAATCCAATAAATATTTTGATTATTTTTAAGAATGCATGTGGTGGCCTGCTTTAATGCAAaaaattacaaataaaatattcatatCATCTTAAACGGCATCCCATTCTCATTCCGGAGAAcctaaaaacctaaaacactcagataaatgaataaacatggtaggttggctttattcagctttaattgtttaatttatttacttattttttaatgaaacattagagaacattaacaaaaaagtcaccgtcagtgcgcatatcgaactttgTCACataggcactgtgcaaaatgtcaaaaatattttaaataaaatatgtctgcctgaaaatataaaaaaaataccacacaacagcaaaaaaattataagtaaaggttaaAGTAATGGGGTTTataaagcaaacaacaacaaatgtttataggcctacttgccgagacgcaccgcgacgagatgAGACAATACAACTGAAACGACAAACAGCTCAActgtttggattgtgcaactgcagggtgtgatttattaatgtgtagaaataagaagcctattgttaatgcacacacatcatttaaaaatattttattaacagaaattaggatgattttatttgactaaaggctatatataacgaaaacaaagacatttcatgtaacaactaatgcttagcagcatccttgggcaccccatgcagttagaatggtacattctaCTATgatgttcatagtcgactaggggtccTCCAAtcgaatagtcgaatcagcgactattgcaggtcacccctagtaaatgtatttgtaaacgtaatacaagcgaaccattcagtcagacagctattagttgtgaaatgaaatacaattacaatttcaagcattttaaagttcaaacctggaacacaatgcaacattaaagttcatcaggtaaatgtttttagGGGTATTTCTTcacacatatcgttacggagatCATTGCCAAGAATGATGTGTTGCGATGTGCTACAGTCAGATGCAAAATTATAACTGGGCccagaagaaagcaaaaatatatatttttttactaagATAGTAGTATTTTTTTACTAAaaaaatagtaatgcacagtCACTTGAaaaagtaactttaatctgattactggatcGGAATATActaactcgttatattactcaTTACTCGTTATTAGAGTAACGAGTTATTGACATCACTGTTCATATCACAAGCAATTTAGATAATATGAGGAGGCCTAACAACTCCTCCCCAAATTTTTTTTGGGTGTCTATAATTTGAATCTGAAATCTTCTACTGGAACCTGAACATAGAAAATTGTACCTTTGCTCTCCACAGACATGAAGGGCTTCAGTGTCCCCCTGTTATCCATGGTGCAACTCCATCTGATCTCTAACGGTAAGTAAGATAAGGTCTCACTGAACCAAAGTAACAAGAGTTTGAAAAATGAAAGATAAAATTATGAACAAATTAACTCTGATATCAATTCTGGCTGATACGTTTGAGTGTGAGCAACAGTAGTGTTTACTCATGTAGCATATAGAAATTCAGGTTGTATTTCAAtggttttgtttatattttgtgtATATCGTTTATCTACTTTAAATATGCATTAAGTGGTATCACAGCTGTATTATGGATTATTTAATATGTTGTAGTTCGCTCTCTGATATCACATCTAGATTATGAGTTATTAATATGTTGTAGTTCCCTCTCGTGTCTAAATGTCCATTGTTTTGGTCCAGTCTTTTCTCCAGTTTCACCAGTAACTCCAGTAAAGGTGAATCTTCATGATGCTGCTACTCTCCCCTGCAGTCAGACGTGTTCTGATCTGGTTACATGGACTGTGCTCCATAAACCACGTGACATTCTGGCTCAGTGTAATCAGACATCCTGTCAGTCACAGGAGGGATATCACATGTCCCATGATCAGTACCTGAAGGGAGatctctccctcaccatcacTGATGTTGATTATAATAAGAGGACCtggtacacatgtgtgtgtgatagtaaAGAGATCTGTGATGTGAGCATTCAGATTGCGtgtaagtgttttaagtgcttGATTTTAACCTGTTTACACATAAACTCATTTATATATGTCATTACTCCATTTGCAATAtatttgttgtgtttttcttgctGCTTCTCCCCAGCTGTAAATGTCTGCACAAACGTCCTCCCTGGAGAACCTCTTAGCATGGATTTACCCATCTCAGAGCCAGTAGAGGTGGTGTTCAATAAAACTGATCATGACCATCCAATCACTGTCAGTCTGTGTAACATTACCAAGCGTGAAATCCAGTGTATGTCTGAGTATGAGAAGAGAGTGATGTTCAGATCCAGTATGCAGCTGCAGGAGATAAAGGAGTCTGATAATGGTGTTTACACCATACGGGACACTTGGAATGATGAAGTCATTGGCACATATACAGTAATAGTTGGTGGTAAGATCCAATTTTACTGTCTGACTGAAACTCTTTTGTCAGGTCCTGAACTCTTGTTTActaaatataatattttttttgcTAAATGTATTAAATAATTAGGATAAAGCTTAAGACATTCATGCACTGTAAGTATTATAGTCTCACTTTATGCAccatctgtcacgttgaggacccctgcccctcccttttgggcgtgtgtttacgtcgtctacgtctcctagtctacgtctgtggatctccgtggttgcggttatgtcttgtgattattcgtctcacctgtggctcgtctcgtcatcacgaggggcttatgtggtttgtctacttaatgtgcgttcgcgcagtgtcctgtgctcgtcgttgtctgagtctgcacgtttccatgtatatgtgtatttgtactCGTGCGCGATTGCACAACATTTGTGTCACAATAAACATAATGTTTGCTGCCACGtgggattcgtgtctcatccttctcgCCAGCGCCAACGTTACACCATCTTGACTGTAGTCACATTGTAATAACTTTCAATTGCATTCAATTTCTGTGGTACAGAGAAAAGGCCTTGTGTAAAACTAAAATGTGTATAATTGGAAATGCaatacaaatgaaaaacagaATAAGTACATCCAgtgttctgtttctgtgtgatgtgtttgtctACAGTTCAACCTCAAGTTTCACTGAATCCTGCTGTAAAGGTGAATCTTCATGGTTCTGCTACTCTCCCCTGCAGTCAGACGTGTTCTGGTCTGGTCACGTGGATTGTGTTCAAAAAACCACGTGACATTCTGGCTCAGTGTGACCAGACATTCTGTCAGTCAAAGGAGGGATTTCACATGTCCCATGATCAGTACCTGAAAGGAAATATCTCCCTCACCATCACtgatgttgattacactaagaGGGCCTGGTACAcctgtgagtgtgatggtgaaaAAATCTGTGATGTGAGCACTCGGATCGAGCGTAAGTATATTAATGCTTTATTAGATTTCTACTGTCTGTATTCATATTTCAGTTGAACAGTAAGTTAGAACAGTCTTTTATAAACTAGATGCAGTAGTATTTTGAGGACTGTTTCTGCATTATTGGataatacacactacacacaaaaaTACCAGAATGTTCTCCATATTTGTTTCTCTATATCCAGCTTTCAATTATAATGTTCCTGTCCTTCCTGGAGAGTCTCTCACCCTGGATGTGCCTGTCTCAGAAccagtggaggtggtgtttAACAAGACTGATCATGACCGTCAAATCActatgagactgtgtgagattTGGGGGCGTGAAAtccagtgtgtgtctgagtatgAGAAGAGAGTGTTGTTCAGATCCAGTCTGCAGCTGAAGGAGATGAATGAGTCTGATAGTGGTGTTTACACCATACGGGACACCAGGAATGAGGAAGTCATTGGTACATACACTGTAAGCACAGCTACTGTTGAGGGTAAGACTTGATTTGATTGTTCTGTCTGTAAATTCAGGAGACTGATCAGTAGGAGTGTTTTCAGATTCCTAATACTGTTTGTTAGatggagatagatagatagatagatagatagatagatagatagatagatagatagatagatagatagatagatagatagatagatagatagatagatttattgtcattgtacatGATGCAACAAAATTTTGAGTGGTACCTCTTAGTCAcataaaaagaataaaaaacagTGCAAGTGAACAGTGCAAaacaacatatatacataaaacTGTAGTGATTGTATCCTAGATTTtgagaataaataataaatagcaAGATGTTATAATTAATGATTAATTCCTCAGGCAGTTTCATTACTCATACCTAAAccaagtgctggagctacaagAAACATGTTGAGGCCATGAGAATTTATTCATTACAGGACAAAGGTGCAAAACCAggtgaaaaataaatacaaaaaataaattatagAATATAGAGATCTCTTGAGCAGGCGTTCTCAACCAAGCTGGGACCAGATgacatatttttaatgaaaaagaCACAATCTTTCAAAGTCTTTAGAAAGATATACAATTTCACAAACCACTCAAACAATGCAGTCATCTTGACCACAGCAAGTTCACAGACGATGTTTTGGCAAACCTGCCAATCGACTGTGAATACTGGGAAACCACTGAGAGGAAGGTGTAGCGGATCTAATATGAATCCCTACAGCAGTCACATCAGCCACAACACCAGGGCTAATTAGTCTAAAACCAGGGACCTCCATGGGTAACATTTGAAGATTACCAACACAAGCTTGCTTTCAAATGACACTTTAACTTGGGAACCAGCACTGGATCCATATGTCGTCCTACTGTGCTTCTTAGCTGCTGACTCTCTTCCAGCCAAGCAATGACACAGGGCAACAAACACAACAAACTGTTCCTGAAAAATTTACCTTGAATCAACATTTGTTGAGATATTGctgacaaacaaaaacaatggtaaTAATAAGACAAAACAAAGTATTGACAAAAAACAAATGAGAAACAGAGTAGTCAACGTCAACTGTAGCAACTGAGCCAAACAGGCGCTAACTTCTGTAATTAAAGTTTAAGCCTAATTTTTTAGCCAGCTGATGTACCTTCTGTTCCTGTTAGCACCTCATATCTCAAaatcaaacaacacacacttaacacataCTCAACAGACTACATACACATTACTGTTTAACATACATTCAATATACTACATACACTAGTGTAACACTCAACACACTACATACGCTAGTGCattgaacacacactcaacactgagGGCCTTTTACACAGTTCATCACTAGAGTGTTTTAAACCCTCCTAACATTTTTGGTTCCGTGTTTAGGAATATGGAAGGAACCTGACAAAGACAATGTGGAAGAGGACTCTGAAAGACCGGGGGGACCTGGAACACAGGAGAAAGAGCCAGAGAAGACTACCATGTGGGTGCTGGCCATAGTGTCATCACTGGTCTTACTGTCTGTGGTGATTTTGATGGTGCTGTTCCGAATGAACTTACAGGACTGTTGGCTACGGATGAACCCACCACCAAATGAACGTGTAGAGCAGCAAGGGATGAATGTGATAAACACAGGTGGGGAGCAGATAACCAATCAGGATGATCCAGAGATAGAACCAGCCATTCAGGAACGACTCTTGAATAATGAATTGTCACTCTCTGATTCTGTTCCTGATTAATCAGATACAGACTTGTAGCTTTCTAATTCTGTTCCTGATTCATCAGACAAAGACTTGGAGCTCTTTAATCCTGTTTGTCATTCACCAAATACTGAACAACTGGTCGCTCATCCTGTTTCTGACTCCTGCCCATGAGATCCAGCTATTTCACTAGACTAAATCACAGAACTGGGCTGTTTAGAGATCAGTGATCTCAGCTGCTCCGTTGGACACTTTTGAGTGTTTTCACACTGGGAACTTTTTCAGCATTTCTAATGGTCTAATGGTCTATCTGCTGAGTCATGCTTTTTGTAGTATATGTGAACACATCACCCATCATGACAACAAAGCAGCCCCAGTTGTTTTCACTGCAGACCTCAAGGctggtcacacacacccacaatctACACAGGACACACCAAACTGGGAGAATAGCTACATGTGGGATTGTGTGGTGTGATAAAGAGACCTCAGCCTCTCTGCACCTCTGGAAGGTCACATGACTCATCAACTGTGTCCTTAATGGCAAAAGCTGAGTGAAGATGCATGAGAGTGAAACTGAGAGATAGTGGAAATGCAcacgagagtgagagagtggaaaTGAGTGCAAGTGTGAGTGGCTGGAAACactcttttgtgtgtgtttcaactCTCATAGTTTTACTCACACTGTTTTGTCATAAATGGCGGTTGTGTCTATGGCTGGACCATATTGGACCATATGGGACTTCAGCACTGTGTGATCAAATTAGCAGTGATGCATGAGCAGTGACATCAGATACACTGATTAGTTTTGTGATGCAGCTGAACCATTTTTCAGCTTTTACATGTTTGTTACCTTTATAGTGcactgtgacagaaattatgtcATTCTTGATTAGGTTATCCTTGCTCCTGTTATTtagattataagagatcattatgaacattatgatttagtacatgtcattTTGATTAAggagaaggactacaataatgaagtattgtgattcagtgtaaccatgtttagttcatattaggCTATGGTAtgctgtgacccaggtcagggggAGTGCAAAGGGTAAAAGCACTTTGTTAACTGGTTGTCACTGtctaccagaggtgggaccaagtcagtgttttgcaagtctcaagtaagtccaagtctttatacctcaagtcccgagtcaagtctcaagcaaagacactcaagtcaagtcaagtctcgagtcaagacaggcaacagtcaagtcaagtcccaagtctgaaacttggaatttcaagtcctttcgagtctttttttttttttttaccaatgttgcaggtatattttaaatgtaaataaatttaaattgtaaattcttttttaaatctgtattctcctcaaatcttgataaaacatgtgcaactgaaaacacgaagtataaaaaaaaattaaaattacacctctttattgcacagttcaatttgttaaacttagctgcaaaaatattcatactttaaactacaattttccagaaataaatattctgtgaaaaagtcataagtagaactccatatTGATATTTATGATATCAGGTGATTGTactgtgatattttcacagtacaatacaaagaaccataacagcattttccctctcttctcttatctggtttcttggagaacatgtgtgagtgacacaagacaaacaaatataagaactgaacaattaacaggaatctgcaactttagacatttcagtaaactattctgcattgcatttgctggccaaaagtctgtatgtcatttgtgcacgatgaatgatgtccccatagctgaaaactcgctccacttttgtcaatatatttttttctcgacgtagatgtcttcaaatacacaatccatgctgagatagaactggatattatgatggtgacagagagaggctctcttccccgagttcagatacagaacccagggttgccaaccctcacgcattgagcgtgagacacacacatttgaccgtcttcacacgctctcacgccacacatccgatttctcacgccggaaaaaaatctagtttatttacctctgatccacatctatgattcaatgagttactagttcgctctggcaccaaccactggcgatcgatcgatcgcgatataatacttaatttgtgtccattttacaccccgcccggtaaaaatttacgttcgccaaccccccatttgattggttgtgctgcagctcatgcacgcacacacgtacagagtgtggaaaagcagaggaccggtctgcatcagaaggacggaaatgaaattaatggggcacactttataaatattaatatgcgttttaaaatttagatttagggttaaaaaatcaagtctttgcaagtaaacaggttcaagtccaattcaagtcccaagttattggtgtaaaagtccaagtcaagtctaagtctctgaatattttttcaagtcaagtcaaaagtcttaatattaatgactcgagtctgactcgagtccaagtcatgtgactcgagtccccacctctgctgtctactatacttgggtcatttagctttctctgctttcaactgatacatcaatTTCTTCCACTAAACCTAGGGAAGCTTCATATTAAGACATACACATATGTGAGACAAAGCAGTCTGCTgggcgcctatgttttggaacatgctgtgctaaagataacctgcttgctagaattgctgaattgtgtttaagattgtatataagcagggggacttatatacttatattgttctagacgagactctcatgtttgtgtctgtcttttgtcttttttaatattttttatcttttaataaatttatcattttaaccacgcccgagtcctcatccattttcagAAAATGTCCACGACATGCACTTATAGTCCAAAAAGTGTTtctatatgtgtgtgaaaaTGTTCTGTATAAGCTTACGTTGTCTTGCTCAAATACAGTCTGTTGGAGGCAGAATTCACAACAGACTGATGCTGTTTTGTACATTCATGCCATAGTAACAACAGCTCTCAGAGACCTGACTCGACTACCTTCTTACTTTATATATAACAACAGATCAAGTGGCTAAACTAAAACTGGATTTCTTGTGACCATTGTTAACATGATTTCTTCTTGTTATTATTGTAATGATAATTAAATAAGTTTTAATATAATGACCATACCTGGGGCTTCACTACACTGTTTCTTTCACAAGTATTGAAGGATCTAAAGTAACTGTATTGCCATCTGCACTGTTTACACTGAGGTGGTCAGACACTGGTAAACACAGtcaagtaaaatttatttacgtagcacttttcacaacatgttgtcacaaagcagctttacaaatgcatGGGTCTAGATTCCTAATGAGCAAGCATGAGCCGAcaatggcaaggaaaaactccctagacgGGGTTTAAGAAGAAACAGGGCCAGAGTGGGCCactttcagcccgggagtttcatgcccaaatctggCCAACTTTttccaatcggcccaaactagagattgacatgagccggcccattgggatggggcccacagatgggggttgtgctcacagcccaacaccgtgcaggacgcttggcatttgccagagaacaccaggattggcaaattcgccactggcgccttgtgctcttcacagatgaaagcaggttcacactgagcacatgtgacagacgtgacagagtctggagatgccgtggagagcaatctgctgcctgcaacatccttcagcatgaccggtttggcagtgggtcagtaatggtgtggggtagCAAGTCTTtagagggccgcacagccctccatgtgctcaccagaggtagcctgactgccattaggtaccgagatgagatcctcagaccccttgtgagaccatatgctggtggggttggccctgggttcctcctaatgcaggacaatgctagacctcatgtggctggagtgtgtcagcagttcctgcaagatgaaggcattgaaactatggactggcccgcctgttccccagacctgaatccgattgagcacatctgggacatcatgtctcgctccatccaccaacgtcacgttgcaccacagactgtccaggagttggcggatgctttagtccaggtcttggaggagatccctcaggaaaccatccgccacctcatcaggagcatgcccaggtgttgtagggaggtcatacaggcacgtggaggccacagacaatactgagcctcatttggacttgttttaaggacattatatcaaagttggatcagcctgtagtgtgtttttccactttaattttgtgtgtggctccaaatccaggcctccattggttgaTAAATtagatttccattgatgatttttgtgtgattttgttgtcagcacattcaactttgtacagaacaaagtattcaatgagaatatttcattcattcagatctaggatgtgttatttgagtgttccctttatttttttgagcagtgtataattttcccttctttctttggttattcatatattttctcagatttattttggatactgcatacattctaactgaatcacattcaggcggaggaccaccgggcaagcctcttagcgcaTTTTGTGAGGTGGTGCAACATATCATGGGGGAAGATACTGTGGTGATCTGTGGAGtggatcctgcattaatgaaattctaaaacatatctcaaagacaaggtttttatcatttatttagatttgcacacaaacactgtgatgctaattgtcACTTCAAAATTATTGCATCCATCAGTAATAAAGAAGCTGCTCGTGCTtccgaccctgctggcttgagcgcagattctccatctgcccctttttgacagcgcttccaaacacctTCCAAAGTCATGAATGGCCAGAAGAAGAGTGGGCGTCTGAAGGacgtctggcagaggactcactcccaaatgacatacaagaactgacaaggcagaagtCAAAGTCAGAGATGACGTCCGGGTGGCACAAGTCCTGTTTCAAAGAGTTGGTTCAGGCCGCTTTCAGTGAAAATCCGGGCGTCATCGGTTGACCCAGGCCATTTGGGTACAACATCTAAAAAGTTGTATTCTGCATCAAACACAACTTGAGTGTTGATGCTGTGGTACCTCTTTCTGTTCACATAAACATCCTCATTAATGCTGGGAGCAATGATCTTTATGTGAGTGTCATCAATTGGCAAAACTCCTGGAAATCCAGCTATCTGCATAAACTGGGTTTGCATCTGTTGGATGACACGGGGTGTTGTTTGGAAAGTCAATAAAAAGGGTTGCAATGTAACTGTAAGTGCCATAATTGTTTGCATGACGACTCGGCTAATTGTTGGTTGGGATGGTCCCAAATCATCAGCACTACACTGTTGCATTTTTCCTGTAGCAAGAAAATGAAGCATCAGCACTACTTTTATTTCAGCTGGGATGGCGTTGCTGCGTGTAGTTGAAGGTGAGATGACATCTCTCACCAAGTCAGTGACAAAGATGATTCCTGCTCTGTCCAGTCTATATCGTTTGATTAATTGAAAGTCATCAAACATTTCCAAGACATTCTTCCTCTCTAGGAAGGTTCGCAtgcgtctctgtcttctcagtgcaatctcagccccctggtggcaactcttaacaacgtaagagtcctctggagcagtcttaacttttagagagagtaagagtgattcttatacttgagagttttgataactggcacttacacttaactctgtgagtaggagcaaatctaagaatttttcagcacttaagtccaaaattccactctgagaagtttgataaatacaaaAGCATAGAAACGGATAGAAacggggcgggataaacagacaagga
The genomic region above belongs to Brachyhypopomus gauderio isolate BG-103 chromosome 3, BGAUD_0.2, whole genome shotgun sequence and contains:
- the LOC143509986 gene encoding uncharacterized protein LOC143509986, with amino-acid sequence MKGFSVPLLSMVQLHLISNVFSPVSPVTPVKVNLHDAATLPCSQTCSDLVTWTVLHKPRDILAQCNQTSCQSQEGYHMSHDQYLKGDLSLTITDVDYNKRTWYTCVCDSKEICDVSIQIASVNVCTNVLPGEPLSMDLPISEPVEVVFNKTDHDHPITVSLCNITKREIQCMSEYEKRVMFRSSMQLQEIKESDNGVYTIRDTWNDEVIGTYTVIVGVQPQVSLNPAVKVNLHGSATLPCSQTCSGLVTWIVFKKPRDILAQCDQTFCQSKEGFHMSHDQYLKGNISLTITDVDYTKRAWYTCECDGEKICDVSTRIEPFNYNVPVLPGESLTLDVPVSEPVEVVFNKTDHDRQITMRLCEIWGREIQCVSEYEKRVLFRSSLQLKEMNESDSGVYTIRDTRNEEVIGTYTVSTATVEGIWKEPDKDNVEEDSERPGGPGTQEKEPEKTTMWVLAIVSSLVLLSVVILMVLFRMNLQDCWLRMNPPPNERVEQQGMNVINTGGEQITNQDDPEIEPAIQERLLNNELSLSDSVPD